Genomic segment of Sphingomonas telluris:
CTCGCGCAATCTCTCCGGTTACAAGGATCGTCCCGTAGTTCTCGGCGTGATTGCCGGCCGCCTCCATTGAGATGCCGAACCCGTTGTATCCATCCGCCTGGATGAAGCCGTAGTTCCTGATCACATTGTTTTCGCTGTGGACCCAGATGCCATGAGACATCGGTGTTACATCGTCATCGAAGGTGGTGTGGATGGAGCCGTAGTTGATGACCGTGTTTCCGGTCTCTGTGCCATCGTCAACGTCGATGTAGATGCCGTTTCCACTACCGTTGAGCGCACCGTAGTTGACGATGGTCGAGCCCGCACCAACCGAATAGATCGCGGATGCAGCGGGGTCAGCCACGTTGATCGTCCCGTAGTTCGTGACCTTGTTGGCATTGCCGTAGGCGTCAATGCCGTCGGCGAAGCTGAGATTGTCTCCGAACGCTTGCGTAATGATGGTCGCGTAATTCTTGATCGTGACATTGTTCACGAAGAAGTTCGCGGAATCATAAGCGATGATCCCGACCGAACCCTCGCCTGTCGTGAGCAGGTCGCCCTTGTTGATGACGACCACGCCATTCGACCCGGCATGGATGGGGCTCGAAAACGCACCTGCGGTGCTAAGCTTGCCAAGATTTGTGAAGGGTGAATCGGATGCCCCGACGGTAAAAATGTCAGTGCCGTCCGCGCTCGTGCTGATGTTGGTGCGATTCGCAGTCATCGTCAGGTCCTCCCGCGCAGGAGGATCGTCCGGACACTTCCAAGAGTCCTGACCGCAAGCTGACGAATCGCTTACTTATCGATCGCCCCAATGCGGACTGATGTCCGTATTGGCTGGAAGCGAAGCCAAGTCACGAGTGGCAGGAATGGGTCGAAAGCGGACACTCCAGGCCCCGCTACTCGATCATCTCAGCATTGACCTGAAGTACTGGTTTGACGTTGGTGAACTTAGCGATGTCCGCGCCAATCTCCGCCGCGTGTTCGCCTGTCATGGCAGCCTGTAAGTGCTTCAGAGATGTGAAGCGAAGGAGACCTACTGCGAGAAACGGTGGGGCACCTCCATCTGCACTGCTTACGCCGCGGAAAAGCTCAACTTTCTCCAGCCCAGACTCACCCCATCGGTCCAGCACGAGCGGCAGGTGTACTCCCTGTGCATACTCGTAGTTGAAGGACGCGCCGTCG
This window contains:
- a CDS encoding EthD family reductase, whose amino-acid sequence is MATISIVFPSSDGASFNYEYAQGVHLPLVLDRWGESGLEKVELFRGVSSADGGAPPFLAVGLLRFTSLKHLQAAMTGEHAAEIGADIAKFTNVKPVLQVNAEMIE